The DNA window TTTAAATTAATGTATGAATTTTGTTTTATTGTACTTCTATAAAATAGAATCACAGTATATATCGCTAGAATAAACATTAACACAGCAAACAGTAGAAGCGTTAATGTAGGCATTGCCTCTGGATGGACTCCGTACTCACCTGTTGAAAAGTATTCAACTCCATCTATTAGAATATGAAGGACGATGACAGGGTATAAGCTATTTGTACGTAATCTCAGGGCGGATAACATAACGCCTGCTACGAATGTCCATATTGTTTGAAAAATAGCAAAGGTAGGATCTCCTCCTACAAAGATATTGGTAGAATGTAAGAGTGCAAATAGTGCACTTGGAACAAAAATTGCAATCCATGGACCCCACTTCATGAAGCCTCTTAATAAAATCCCTCTAAATAAAACCTCTTCATTTACAGAAACACCAATTGCTGCAATAAATAGTACAAGGTTCTGAGCTGTTCCCCAAGAATACACGCCATTGTTAACCAAAATAAATAAAGGAATCGATAATAGAGGGAGACACAATAGCCATTCTTTAGATGTCTTTGTTGGTTTAAGTCCTACTTCAGCCGCTGTATCGGTCCAATAGACTAAGCTTACAACGACACTTGCATACACAACCATTAAGAGCCAGCCTAATTCATCTTGTACAGTATAATCAGGTTTTACTAGCTGAACAAGTGTAATTGTTGCTCCACCTGCAATCCGACTCATCACTAAAGCAACGATAGCAAAAATAAAAGGGTGATTTTTTAAATAGGTTTGTATCTTTTTCATTATATGATCAATACTCCTTTAGAATCATTTCGTAATCTACACCCTTATTATGCAAAATTATTGGTCACGCGACCAAGTGCTCACAGTCAGGTCTTTTTAAAAAAGTCATATATGACTAGACCATGACTAAAAAGGCTATGCACCATTATTTTCATCTAGTAAGATAAAACTAAATAATCGATTTGAACGTTTGAGAAGGAGTGAAGGTATGAAAAATATCCTTAATGATCATGGTGCTTACCGTGCATTGTTTTATGTAAGAGCTATATGGGTAATCATTCATTTGATACTACTAGGATATGAATCTGAAGTCCGCGATACTGGACTC is part of the Cytobacillus luteolus genome and encodes:
- a CDS encoding CPBP family intramembrane glutamic endopeptidase, whose amino-acid sequence is MKKIQTYLKNHPFIFAIVALVMSRIAGGATITLVQLVKPDYTVQDELGWLLMVVYASVVVSLVYWTDTAAEVGLKPTKTSKEWLLCLPLLSIPLFILVNNGVYSWGTAQNLVLFIAAIGVSVNEEVLFRGILLRGFMKWGPWIAIFVPSALFALLHSTNIFVGGDPTFAIFQTIWTFVAGVMLSALRLRTNSLYPVIVLHILIDGVEYFSTGEYGVHPEAMPTLTLLLFAVLMFILAIYTVILFYRSTIKQNSYINLKDERTL